One genomic segment of Drosophila melanogaster chromosome 3L includes these proteins:
- the Abl gene encoding Abl tyrosine kinase, isoform F → MGAQQGKDRGAHSGGGGSGAPVSCIGLSSSPVASVSPHCISSSSGVSSAPLGGGSTLRGSRIKSSSSGVASGSGSGGGGGGSGSGLSQRSGGHKDARCNPTVGLNIFTEHNGTKHSSFRGHPGKYHMNLEALLQSRPLPHIPAGSTAASLLADAAELQQHQQDSGGLGLQGSSLGGGHSSTTSVFESAHRWTSKENLLAPGPEEDDPQLFVALYDFQAGGENQLSLKKGEQVRILSYNKSGEWCEAHSDSGNVGWVPSNYVTPLNSLEKHSWYHGPISRNAAEYLLSSGINGSFLVRESESSPGQRSISLRYEGRVYHYRISEDPDGKVFVTQEAKFNTLAELVHHHSVPHEGHGLITPLLYPAPKQNKPTVFPLSPEPDEWEICRTDIMMKHKLGGGQYGEVYEAVWKRYGNTVAVKTLKEDTMALKDFLEEAAIMKEMKHPNLVQLIGVCTREPPFYIITEFMSHGNLLDFLRSAGRETLDAVALLYMATQIASGMSYLESRNYIHRDLAARNCLVGDNKLVKVADFGLARLMRDDTYTAHAGAKFPIKWTAPEGLAYNKFSTKSDVWAFGVLLWEIATYGMSPYPAIDLTDVYHKLDKGYRMERPPGCPPEVYDLMRQCWQWDATDRPTFKSIHHALEHMFQESSITEAVEKQLNANATSASSSAPSTSGVATGGGATTTTAASGCASSSSATASLSLTPQMVKKGLPGGQALTPNAHHNDPHQQQASTPMSETGSTSTKLSTFSSQGKGNVQMRRTTNKQGKQAPAPPKRTSLLSSSRDSTYREEDPANARCNFIDDLSTNGIHKLKTANYFSQTLSRNFKTQIPTHHTHQIRTQQQQQQQSVQQQQQIVPLSVQQQAHQQQQKQQQYSIKKSSSCSSFLYDILFRGLARDINSLTQRYDSETDPAADPDTDATGDSLEQSLSQVIAAPVTNKMQHSLHSGGGGGGIGPRSSQQHSSFKRPTGTPVMGNRGLETRQSKRSQLHSQAPGPGPPSTQPHHGNNGVVTSAHPITVGALDVMNVKQVVNRYGTLPKGARIGAYLDSLEDSSEAAPALPATAPSLPPANGHATPPAARLNPKASPIPPQQMIRSNSSGGVTMQNNAAASLNKLQRHRTTTEGTMMTFSSFRAGGSSSSPKRSASGVASGVQPALANLEFPPPPLDLPPPPEEFEGGPPPPPPAPESAVQAIQQHLHAQLPNNGNISNGNGTNNNDSSHNDVSNIAPSVEEASSRFGVSLRKREPSTDSCSSLGSPPEDLKEKLITEIKAAGKDTAPASHLANGSGIAVVDPVSLLVTELAESMNLPKPPPQQQQKLTNGNSTGSGFKAQLKKVEPKKMSAPMPKAEPANTIIDFKAHLRRVDKEKEPATPAPAPATVAVANNANCNTTGTLNRKEDGSKKFSQAMQKTEIKIDVTNSNVEADAGAAGEGDLGKRRSTGSINSLKKLWEQQPPAPDYATSTILQQQPSVVNGGGTPNAQLSPKYGMKSGAINTVGTLPAKLGNKQPPAAPPPPPPNCTTSNSSTTSISTSSRDCTSRQQASSTIKTSHSTQLFTDDEEQSHTEGLGSGGQGSADMTQSLYEQKPQIQQKPAVPHKPTKLTIYATPIAKLTEPASSASSTQISRESILELVGLLEGSLKHPVNAIAGSQWLQLSDKLNILHNSCVIFAENGAMPPHSKFQFRELVTRVEAQSQHLRSAGSKNVQDNERLVAEVGQSLRQISNALNR, encoded by the exons GTACCAAGCACAGCTCTTTTCGCGGCCATCCAGGCAAATATCACATGAACTTAG AAGCCCTGCTGCAGTCGCGTCCATTACCTCACATTCCGGCCGGCAGCACGGCGGCCTCTCTTCTGGCGGATGCCGCtgagctgcagcagcatcagcaggaTTCCGGTGGACTGGGACTGCAGGGCTCCTCCCTGGGCGGTGGTCACAGTTCGACTACATCCGTGTTTGAATCCGCCCATCGGTGGACCTCGAAGGAGAACCTACTGGCCCCCGGACCCGAGGAGGATGATCCGCAACTTTTTGTGGCGCTATACGATTTCCAAGCCGGCGGAGAGAATCAATTGAGTCTGAAGAAAGGCGAGCAGGTGCGCATACTTAGCTACAACAAATCGGGGGAGTGGTGCGAGGCGCACTCGGACTCCGGAAACGTTGGATGGGTGCCCTCCAACTATGTCACGCCGCTCAATTCGCTGGAGAAGCACTCCTGGTACCACGGGCCTATCTCACGCAACGCCGCCGAGTATCTTCTCAGCTCCGGAATCAATGGCAGTTTCCTGGTCCGTGAAAGTGAAAGTTCACCGGGTCAAAGGAGCATCAGTTTGAG ATACGAGGGTCGCGTCTATCACTACCGCATCTCAGAGGATCCCGATGGGAAAGTCTTCGTTACCCAGGAGGCCAAGTTTAACACTCTGGCCGAGCTGGTGCATCATCACAGCGTGCCCCATGAGGGTCACGGCCTGATCACACCGCTCCTATATCCGGCGCCCAAGCAGAACAAGCCCACCGTCTTTCCGCTGAGTCCCGAGCCGGATGAGTGGGAGATCTGCCGGACGGACATCATGATGAAGCACAAGCTAGGCGGCGGTCAGTACGGAGAGGTCTACGAGGCCGTTTGGAAGCGGTATGGCAATACGGTGGCTGTTAAAACGCTCAAGGAGGACACCATGGCACTGAAGGACTTCCTCGAAGAGGCGGCCATCATGAAGGAAATGAAGCACCCTAATCTGGTGCAGCTCATTG GTGTTTGCACCAGAGAACCACCGTTCTATATCATCACCGAGTTTATGTCGCACGGCAATCTGTTGGACTTCCTGCGCTCCGCCGGACGCGAAACGCTCGATGCAGTAGCGTTGCTGTACATGGCCACTCAGATAGCGTCGGGAATGAGCTACCTGGAGTCGCGCAACTACATTCATCGCGATCTCGCTGCCCGCAATTGCCTGGTGGGTGACAACAAGCTGGTCAAGGTGGCGGATTTCGGCCTGGCACGTTTGATGCGGGACGACACGTATACAGCACATGCCGGAGCCAAGTTCCCGATCAAATGGACCGCACCGGAGGGTCTGGCCTACAACAAGTTTAGCACCAAATCAGACGTTTGGGCCTTCGGAGTCTTGCTGTGGGAAATCGCCACGTATGGAATGTCACCGTATCCGGCCATCGATCTGACCGATGTGTACCACAAGCTAGACAAGGGCTATCGCATGGAGCGACCGCCAGGCTGCCCGCCGGAGGTGTACGACTTGATGCGCCAGTGCTGGCAGTGGGATGCCACCGACAGGCCCACGTTCAAGAGCATACACCATGCGCTGGAGCACATGTTTCAG GAATCGTCCATCACCGAAGCGGTGGAAAAGCAGCTGAACGCCAACGCCACCAGCGCGAGCAGCTCCGCTCCGAGCACATCGGGCGTGGCCACCGGCGGAGGAGCCACAACCACGACGGCGGCCAGCGGCTGCGCTTCCTCATCCTCGGCCACCGCCTCGCTAAGTCTCACACCGCAGATGGTGAAGAAGGGTTTACCCGGCGGTCAGGCCCTCACGCCGAACGCCCACCACAACGATCCGCACCAGCAGCAGGCCAGCACGCCCATGTCAG AAACCGGATCCACTTCCACCAAGCTAAGCACTTTCTCCAGCCAGGGCAAGGGCAATGTCCAGATGCGTCGCACCACCAACAAGCAGGGCAAACAGGCGCCCGCCCCACCAAAGCGAACCAG CCTGCTCTCGAGCAGTCGGGACTCCACTTATCGCGAGGAGGATCCAGCCAACGCCAGATGCAATTTCATCGACGACCTCAGCACGAATGGTATACACAAATTGAAAACTGCCAACTATTTCAGCCAGACCCTCTCAAGAAATTTCAAGACCCAAATTCCAACCCACCATACACACCAAATACgtacacaacaacaacaacagcaacagtccgtacaacaacaacaacaaatagtaCCATTGTCAGTACAACAACAAGCacatcaacaacagcagaaacaacaacagtatTCCATTAAGAAATCGTCCTCCTGCAGTAGTTTTCTTTACGACATCCTATTTCGAG GACTAGCCCGGGACATCAACAGTTTGACGCAGCGGTACGATTCCGAAACAGATCCGGCAGCCGACCCGGACACAGATGCCACGGGCGATAGTCTGGAGCAGAGTCTGAGCCAAGTGATAGCCGCTCCGGTCACCAACAAGATGCAGCATTCTCTTCAcagcggaggaggaggaggaggaataGGTCCTCGATCCTCGCAGCAACACAGCTCCTTCAAGCGACCGACTGGAACACCCGTGATGGGTAACCGAGGACTAGAGACCCGGCAGAGCAAGCGGTCCCAGCTCCATTCACAGGCTCCGGGTCCAGGACCGCCATCAACTCAACCGCATCATGGCAACAACGGCGTGGTGACCAGTGCTCATCCCATCACTGTGGGTGCGCTCGATGTGATGAATGTCAAGCAGGTGGTGAACCGCTACGGAACACTACCAAAGGGTGCCAGAATCGGTGCCTATCTGGACAGTCTTGAGGATAGCAGTGAGGCTGCTCCTGCTCTTCCGGCAACTGCTCCTTCTCTGCCACCAGCCAATGGACACGCCACGCCTCCGGCTGCCAGACTAAATCCGAAGGCCAGCCCCATTCCGCCACAGCAAATGATCAGGAGCAACTCGTCGGGCGGAGTGACCATGCAAAACAATGCGGCTGCCAGCTTAAACAAGCTTCAGCGTCATCGCACCACTACCGAAGGCACCATGATGACGTTCTCCTCCTTCCGGGCGGGCGGTTCCAGTAGCTCACCCAAGCGGAGTGCCTCGGGAGTGGCTTCAGGAGTCCAGCCAGCTCTGGCCAACCTTGAGTTTCCACCGCCTCCGTTGGACTTGCCTCCGCCGCCCGAGGAATTCGAAGGCGgaccaccacctcctccaccGGCGCCGGAGAGCGCTGTGCAGGCCATCCAGCAGCACTTGCATGCCCAGCTGCCAAACAATGGCAACATTAGCAATGGAAACGGAACaaacaacaacgacagcaGCCACAACGATGTTAGCAACATAGCTCCCAGTGTGGAGGAGGCCAGCTCCAGATTCGGTGTGTCTCTGAGAAAACGCGAGCCCTCCACCGACTCCTGCAGCTCGCTGGGCAGTCCACCCGAGGATCTCAAGGAAAAGCTAATCACCGAAATCAAGGCGGCCGGCAAGGATACTGCTCCGGCCTCACATCTGGCCAACGGCTCGGGCATCGCTGTCGTGGACCCCGTCTCCCTGCTTGTCACCGAACTAGCCGAGAGCATGAACCTGCCAaagccgccgccgcagcagcagcaaaagctgACCAACGGCAATAGTACTGGGTCCGGATTCAAGGCTCAGCTGAAGAAAGTCGAGCCCAAAAAGATGAGCGCGCCAATGCCCAAGGCGGAGCCGGCAAATACCATCATCGACTTCAAggctcatctgcgccgggtGGACAAGGAAAAGGAGCCAGcaactccagctccagctccagctacTGTAGCCGTAGCCAACAATGCCAACTGCAATACAACGGGCACTTTGAACCGGAAGGAGGACGGCAGCAAGAAGTTCTCGCAGGCCATGCAAAAGACTGAAATCAAAATCGACGTAACAAACTCGAATGTGGAGGCGGATGCGGGAGCAGCGGGCGAGGGCGATCTCGGCAAGCGGCGAAGCACAGGTAGTATTAATAGCTTAAAGAAACTGTGGGAGCAGCAGCCACCGGCGCCGGATTATGCCACCAGCACGATCCTCCAGCAACAGCCGTCGGTGGTAAACGGAGGCGGAACACCAAATGCCCAACTGTCTCCCAAGTATGGCATGAAATCGGGGGCCATCAATACGGTTGGCACTCTTCCAGCCAAACTGGGCAACAAGCAGCCACCGGCTGCCCCTCCACCACCGCCCCCGAACTGCACCACCTCCAACTCCTCCACCACATCCATTAGCACCTCTAGTAGAGATTGCaccagcaggcagcaggccaGCAGCACAATAAAAACCTCTCATTCAACGCAACTCTTCACAGATGACGAGGAGCAGTCGCACACGGAGGGCCTGGGATCGGGAGGCCAAGGATCAGCAGACATGACCCAGTCGCTGTACGAGCAGAAGCCACAGATCCAGCAAAAGCCAGCGGTGCCGCACAAGCCAACAAAGCTAACCATCTACGCCACGCCTATTGCCAAACTGACCGAACCAGCCAGCTCCGCCAGCTCCACACAGATATCACGGGAGAGCATTCTGGAGCTGGTTGGCCTGCTAGAGGGCTCGCTCAAGCACCCGGTGAATGCCATCGCTGGATCTCAGTGGCTGCAGCTGAGTGACAAGCTCAACATCCTGCACAATTCGTGCGTGATCTTCGCGGAGAACGGAGCGATGCCGCCGCACTCCAAGTTCCAGTTCCGGGAGCTGGTCACGCGCGTGGAAGCACAGTCGCAGCACTTGCGCTCCGCCGGCAGCAAGAACGTCCAGGACAACGAGCGCCTGGTGGCCGAAGTCGGTCAGTCGCTGCGTCAGATCTCCAATGCGCTTAACAGGTAA
- the Abl gene encoding Abl tyrosine kinase, isoform J: MGAQQGKDRGAHSGGGGSGAPVSCIGLSSSPVASVSPHCISSSSGVSSAPLGGGSTLRGSRIKSSSSGVASGSGSGGGGGGSGSGLSQRSGGHKDARCNPTVGLNIFTEHNEALLQSRPLPHIPAGSTAASLLADAAELQQHQQDSGGLGLQGSSLGGGHSSTTSVFESAHRWTSKENLLAPGPEEDDPQLFVALYDFQAGGENQLSLKKGEQVRILSYNKSGEWCEAHSDSGNVGWVPSNYVTPLNSLEKHSWYHGPISRNAAEYLLSSGINGSFLVRESESSPGQRSISLRYEGRVYHYRISEDPDGKVFVTQEAKFNTLAELVHHHSVPHEGHGLITPLLYPAPKQNKPTVFPLSPEPDEWEICRTDIMMKHKLGGGQYGEVYEAVWKRYGNTVAVKTLKEDTMALKDFLEEAAIMKEMKHPNLVQLIGVCTREPPFYIITEFMSHGNLLDFLRSAGRETLDAVALLYMATQIASGMSYLESRNYIHRDLAARNCLVGDNKLVKVADFGLARLMRDDTYTAHAGAKFPIKWTAPEGLAYNKFSTKSDVWAFGVLLWEIATYGMSPYPAIDLTDVYHKLDKGYRMERPPGCPPEVYDLMRQCWQWDATDRPTFKSIHHALEHMFQESSITEAVEKQLNANATSASSSAPSTSGVATGGGATTTTAASGCASSSSATASLSLTPQMVKKGLPGGQALTPNAHHNDPHQQQASTPMSETGSTSTKLSTFSSQGKGNVQMRRTTNKQGKQAPAPPKRTSLLSSSRDSTYREEDPANARCNFIDDLSTNGLARDINSLTQRYDSETDPAADPDTDATGDSLEQSLSQVIAAPVTNKMQHSLHSGGGGGGIGPRSSQQHSSFKRPTGTPVMGNRGLETRQSKRSQLHSQAPGPGPPSTQPHHGNNGVVTSAHPITVGALDVMNVKQVVNRYGTLPKGARIGAYLDSLEDSSEAAPALPATAPSLPPANGHATPPAARLNPKASPIPPQQMIRSNSSGGVTMQNNAAASLNKLQRHRTTTEGTMMTFSSFRAGGSSSSPKRSASGVASGVQPALANLEFPPPPLDLPPPPEEFEGGPPPPPPAPESAVQAIQQHLHAQLPNNGNISNGNGTNNNDSSHNDVSNIAPSVEEASSRFGVSLRKREPSTDSCSSLGSPPEDLKEKLITEIKAAGKDTAPASHLANGSGIAVVDPVSLLVTELAESMNLPKPPPQQQQKLTNGNSTGSGFKAQLKKVEPKKMSAPMPKAEPANTIIDFKAHLRRVDKEKEPATPAPAPATVAVANNANCNTTGTLNRKEDGSKKFSQAMQKTEIKIDVTNSNVEADAGAAGEGDLGKRRSTGSINSLKKLWEQQPPAPDYATSTILQQQPSVVNGGGTPNAQLSPKYGMKSGAINTVGTLPAKLGNKQPPAAPPPPPPNCTTSNSSTTSISTSSRDCTSRQQASSTIKTSHSTQLFTDDEEQSHTEGLGSGGQGSADMTQSLYEQKPQIQQKPAVPHKPTKLTIYATPIAKLTEPASSASSTQISRESILELVGLLEGSLKHPVNAIAGSQWLQLSDKLNILHNSCVIFAENGAMPPHSKFQFRELVTRVEAQSQHLRSAGSKNVQDNERLVAEVGQSLRQISNALNR, translated from the exons AAGCCCTGCTGCAGTCGCGTCCATTACCTCACATTCCGGCCGGCAGCACGGCGGCCTCTCTTCTGGCGGATGCCGCtgagctgcagcagcatcagcaggaTTCCGGTGGACTGGGACTGCAGGGCTCCTCCCTGGGCGGTGGTCACAGTTCGACTACATCCGTGTTTGAATCCGCCCATCGGTGGACCTCGAAGGAGAACCTACTGGCCCCCGGACCCGAGGAGGATGATCCGCAACTTTTTGTGGCGCTATACGATTTCCAAGCCGGCGGAGAGAATCAATTGAGTCTGAAGAAAGGCGAGCAGGTGCGCATACTTAGCTACAACAAATCGGGGGAGTGGTGCGAGGCGCACTCGGACTCCGGAAACGTTGGATGGGTGCCCTCCAACTATGTCACGCCGCTCAATTCGCTGGAGAAGCACTCCTGGTACCACGGGCCTATCTCACGCAACGCCGCCGAGTATCTTCTCAGCTCCGGAATCAATGGCAGTTTCCTGGTCCGTGAAAGTGAAAGTTCACCGGGTCAAAGGAGCATCAGTTTGAG ATACGAGGGTCGCGTCTATCACTACCGCATCTCAGAGGATCCCGATGGGAAAGTCTTCGTTACCCAGGAGGCCAAGTTTAACACTCTGGCCGAGCTGGTGCATCATCACAGCGTGCCCCATGAGGGTCACGGCCTGATCACACCGCTCCTATATCCGGCGCCCAAGCAGAACAAGCCCACCGTCTTTCCGCTGAGTCCCGAGCCGGATGAGTGGGAGATCTGCCGGACGGACATCATGATGAAGCACAAGCTAGGCGGCGGTCAGTACGGAGAGGTCTACGAGGCCGTTTGGAAGCGGTATGGCAATACGGTGGCTGTTAAAACGCTCAAGGAGGACACCATGGCACTGAAGGACTTCCTCGAAGAGGCGGCCATCATGAAGGAAATGAAGCACCCTAATCTGGTGCAGCTCATTG GTGTTTGCACCAGAGAACCACCGTTCTATATCATCACCGAGTTTATGTCGCACGGCAATCTGTTGGACTTCCTGCGCTCCGCCGGACGCGAAACGCTCGATGCAGTAGCGTTGCTGTACATGGCCACTCAGATAGCGTCGGGAATGAGCTACCTGGAGTCGCGCAACTACATTCATCGCGATCTCGCTGCCCGCAATTGCCTGGTGGGTGACAACAAGCTGGTCAAGGTGGCGGATTTCGGCCTGGCACGTTTGATGCGGGACGACACGTATACAGCACATGCCGGAGCCAAGTTCCCGATCAAATGGACCGCACCGGAGGGTCTGGCCTACAACAAGTTTAGCACCAAATCAGACGTTTGGGCCTTCGGAGTCTTGCTGTGGGAAATCGCCACGTATGGAATGTCACCGTATCCGGCCATCGATCTGACCGATGTGTACCACAAGCTAGACAAGGGCTATCGCATGGAGCGACCGCCAGGCTGCCCGCCGGAGGTGTACGACTTGATGCGCCAGTGCTGGCAGTGGGATGCCACCGACAGGCCCACGTTCAAGAGCATACACCATGCGCTGGAGCACATGTTTCAG GAATCGTCCATCACCGAAGCGGTGGAAAAGCAGCTGAACGCCAACGCCACCAGCGCGAGCAGCTCCGCTCCGAGCACATCGGGCGTGGCCACCGGCGGAGGAGCCACAACCACGACGGCGGCCAGCGGCTGCGCTTCCTCATCCTCGGCCACCGCCTCGCTAAGTCTCACACCGCAGATGGTGAAGAAGGGTTTACCCGGCGGTCAGGCCCTCACGCCGAACGCCCACCACAACGATCCGCACCAGCAGCAGGCCAGCACGCCCATGTCAG AAACCGGATCCACTTCCACCAAGCTAAGCACTTTCTCCAGCCAGGGCAAGGGCAATGTCCAGATGCGTCGCACCACCAACAAGCAGGGCAAACAGGCGCCCGCCCCACCAAAGCGAACCAG CCTGCTCTCGAGCAGTCGGGACTCCACTTATCGCGAGGAGGATCCAGCCAACGCCAGATGCAATTTCATCGACGACCTCAGCACGAATG GACTAGCCCGGGACATCAACAGTTTGACGCAGCGGTACGATTCCGAAACAGATCCGGCAGCCGACCCGGACACAGATGCCACGGGCGATAGTCTGGAGCAGAGTCTGAGCCAAGTGATAGCCGCTCCGGTCACCAACAAGATGCAGCATTCTCTTCAcagcggaggaggaggaggaggaataGGTCCTCGATCCTCGCAGCAACACAGCTCCTTCAAGCGACCGACTGGAACACCCGTGATGGGTAACCGAGGACTAGAGACCCGGCAGAGCAAGCGGTCCCAGCTCCATTCACAGGCTCCGGGTCCAGGACCGCCATCAACTCAACCGCATCATGGCAACAACGGCGTGGTGACCAGTGCTCATCCCATCACTGTGGGTGCGCTCGATGTGATGAATGTCAAGCAGGTGGTGAACCGCTACGGAACACTACCAAAGGGTGCCAGAATCGGTGCCTATCTGGACAGTCTTGAGGATAGCAGTGAGGCTGCTCCTGCTCTTCCGGCAACTGCTCCTTCTCTGCCACCAGCCAATGGACACGCCACGCCTCCGGCTGCCAGACTAAATCCGAAGGCCAGCCCCATTCCGCCACAGCAAATGATCAGGAGCAACTCGTCGGGCGGAGTGACCATGCAAAACAATGCGGCTGCCAGCTTAAACAAGCTTCAGCGTCATCGCACCACTACCGAAGGCACCATGATGACGTTCTCCTCCTTCCGGGCGGGCGGTTCCAGTAGCTCACCCAAGCGGAGTGCCTCGGGAGTGGCTTCAGGAGTCCAGCCAGCTCTGGCCAACCTTGAGTTTCCACCGCCTCCGTTGGACTTGCCTCCGCCGCCCGAGGAATTCGAAGGCGgaccaccacctcctccaccGGCGCCGGAGAGCGCTGTGCAGGCCATCCAGCAGCACTTGCATGCCCAGCTGCCAAACAATGGCAACATTAGCAATGGAAACGGAACaaacaacaacgacagcaGCCACAACGATGTTAGCAACATAGCTCCCAGTGTGGAGGAGGCCAGCTCCAGATTCGGTGTGTCTCTGAGAAAACGCGAGCCCTCCACCGACTCCTGCAGCTCGCTGGGCAGTCCACCCGAGGATCTCAAGGAAAAGCTAATCACCGAAATCAAGGCGGCCGGCAAGGATACTGCTCCGGCCTCACATCTGGCCAACGGCTCGGGCATCGCTGTCGTGGACCCCGTCTCCCTGCTTGTCACCGAACTAGCCGAGAGCATGAACCTGCCAaagccgccgccgcagcagcagcaaaagctgACCAACGGCAATAGTACTGGGTCCGGATTCAAGGCTCAGCTGAAGAAAGTCGAGCCCAAAAAGATGAGCGCGCCAATGCCCAAGGCGGAGCCGGCAAATACCATCATCGACTTCAAggctcatctgcgccgggtGGACAAGGAAAAGGAGCCAGcaactccagctccagctccagctacTGTAGCCGTAGCCAACAATGCCAACTGCAATACAACGGGCACTTTGAACCGGAAGGAGGACGGCAGCAAGAAGTTCTCGCAGGCCATGCAAAAGACTGAAATCAAAATCGACGTAACAAACTCGAATGTGGAGGCGGATGCGGGAGCAGCGGGCGAGGGCGATCTCGGCAAGCGGCGAAGCACAGGTAGTATTAATAGCTTAAAGAAACTGTGGGAGCAGCAGCCACCGGCGCCGGATTATGCCACCAGCACGATCCTCCAGCAACAGCCGTCGGTGGTAAACGGAGGCGGAACACCAAATGCCCAACTGTCTCCCAAGTATGGCATGAAATCGGGGGCCATCAATACGGTTGGCACTCTTCCAGCCAAACTGGGCAACAAGCAGCCACCGGCTGCCCCTCCACCACCGCCCCCGAACTGCACCACCTCCAACTCCTCCACCACATCCATTAGCACCTCTAGTAGAGATTGCaccagcaggcagcaggccaGCAGCACAATAAAAACCTCTCATTCAACGCAACTCTTCACAGATGACGAGGAGCAGTCGCACACGGAGGGCCTGGGATCGGGAGGCCAAGGATCAGCAGACATGACCCAGTCGCTGTACGAGCAGAAGCCACAGATCCAGCAAAAGCCAGCGGTGCCGCACAAGCCAACAAAGCTAACCATCTACGCCACGCCTATTGCCAAACTGACCGAACCAGCCAGCTCCGCCAGCTCCACACAGATATCACGGGAGAGCATTCTGGAGCTGGTTGGCCTGCTAGAGGGCTCGCTCAAGCACCCGGTGAATGCCATCGCTGGATCTCAGTGGCTGCAGCTGAGTGACAAGCTCAACATCCTGCACAATTCGTGCGTGATCTTCGCGGAGAACGGAGCGATGCCGCCGCACTCCAAGTTCCAGTTCCGGGAGCTGGTCACGCGCGTGGAAGCACAGTCGCAGCACTTGCGCTCCGCCGGCAGCAAGAACGTCCAGGACAACGAGCGCCTGGTGGCCGAAGTCGGTCAGTCGCTGCGTCAGATCTCCAATGCGCTTAACAGGTAA